The sequence ACGCGGCTGAGCGGTTCGATGCCTGAAGCCACTGCATTCTCAGCCGAGGTCACAACAAGCGCCGAGGCACCGTCATTAACGCCCGGTGCATTGCCCGCGGTCACGGTTCCACCGTCTTTCTTGAACGCTGGACGCAGCTTGCCGAGACTCTCGACCGTGGTATCTGCACGAACGGGCTCGTCATAGTCGAGCACGATCGGGTCACCTTTCTTCTGCGGTATCTGGACCGGAACGATCTCGTCATTAAAGCGACCCGCGGCCTGCGCTTCGGCGGCCTTTCGGTGCGAGTTGAACGCGAAATCATCCTGTTCTTCACGGCCGATCTGATATTTTTCAGCGACGACCTCGCCGGTGTTGCCCATGTGCCAGTTCTCAAAGGGGCACCAAAGCCCATCGTGGATCATCAGGTCAGTCACCGTCTGATTGCCCATCCGATAACCGTCACGCGCTCCGGGCATCGCATATGGGATGTTTGACATCGATTCCATTCCGCCCGCGACGACGTATTCCGCATCGCCAAGCTGAATGGCCTGCGACGCTAGAGCGACGGCACGCAAACCGGAACCGCATACCATGTTGATGGTCAGAGCCGACACCTCGGGCGGCAACCCAGCCTTTAACGCCGCCTGCCTCGCCGGAGCCTGCCCGATACCGGCCTGCACGACGCAGCCCATGATGACCTCATCGACCTCTTCGCCGGTGATTCCGGCGCGGCTGATAGCCTCTTTGATAGCGATGGCGCCGAGATCAGGTGCTGTAAAGCCCTTCAAAAGCCCCTGAAACTTCCCCGTCGGCGTCCTCGCCGCACTGATTATGACTGGTTGAGTATTGTTAGACATGATTATTATCGGGTTATCAAAACTTCAGTCTATCACGGGTTTTAATAATGCTTGAACCGATCAAAGGCCGCTTTGTCGAGAGCCTCACGATGGTCGGGATGTGCGATCTTGATAAGTTCGGATGCCCTCTGGCGTAGATTCAGGCCATAGAGGTTCGCAACACCAAATTCGGTGACGATGTAATGAACGTGAGCACGTGTCGAGACGACGCCGGCGCCCTCTTTTAGGAAAGGAACGATCTTGCTCTCGCCTTTCGTGGTCGATGATTGCAGGGCGATGATCGGCTTGCCGCCCTCGGACAGCGAAGCTCCGCGTATAAAATCCATCTGCCCGCCAACGCCGGAATACTGCCGCATTCCTATAGAATCGGCACACACCTGCCCCGTAAGATCGACCTCGATAGCGGAATTTACGGCGGTGACCTTCGGGTTGCGGCGGATCACGGCCGTGTCGTTGACATATGCGATGTCGAGCATCAGCACCTGCGGGTTGTCGTCGATAAAGTCGTATAGCCTCTGCGTCCCCATCACGAACCCGGACACCATGCGGCCGGGGTGTTTGGCCTTGCGGCGACCGTTAATGACACCTTTTTCGACCAGAGGAATAACGCCGTCAGAGAACATCTCGGTGTGAACGCCAAGGTCCTTGTGATCACCAAGCGAGGCGAGCACGGCGTTCGGGATAGAGCCTATGCCCATCTGCATCGTCGCACCGTCCTCGATGAGGTTGGCGATGTGCCGGCCTATCGACCGGTCGGCGTCGGTCAGTTCCGGCATGGGCACCTCGAACAGCGGTTCATCCACCTCAACCATCGCGTCAATGTCGTTTACATGGATCAATGCATCGCCCTGTGTTCGCGGCATCTGCGGATTGACCTGGGCGATCACATGTTTTGCTGCCTCAAATGCCGCCCGCGCCACGTCTATCGAAACACCGAGCGTGCAAAATCCGTGCTGGTCCGGTGGGGAAACATGCAATAAGGCGACGTCAAGCGGGAGAATGCCGCGGCGAAACAGGTTCGGCACCTCCGACAAAAATACCGGCACATAATCCGCATGGCCCTCCAGCAACGCCTTGCGTACATTGCCGCCGACAAAGAATGCATTGACGTGGAAGCTCTCCGCCATGTCGGCCGCCGCATACGGAGCTTCACCCTCAGTGTGCAGGTGAACGATCTCGACATTCCTCAATTCCGGTGCCCTCGCGGTCATCGCCCGGATCAGATGCTGTGGTGCGGCGGCGACACTGTGGATAAACACGCGATCGCCGGAGCTAATGCACCGAACGGCTACTTCTGGGGTGGTATATCTGCTCATTCGAAGGAAGCCTATTCTCCAATGTCCTCATTCCAGACGTCCGGATGTTCGCGAATGAATTGGCCCAGCAGCCCTTTGCAATCACCACTAGCCAGATCTATCACCTCAACGCCATTCTCACGGAGCCAGTCAATGCCGCCGTAGAAGGTAGAAGATTCACCGACGATCACCGTGCCGATGCCGAACTGTCGGACTAGCCCGCTGCAGTACCAGCACGGGGCGAGTGTTGTGGCCATTATTGTGTCACGGTAGCGGCGTTGGCGGCCGGCTTTGCGAAAAGCGTCGGTCTCACCGTGGATACACGGGTCGTCCTCCTGCACACGGCGGTTATGGCCGCGGCCGAGCAGATTGCCGTCGCCGTCGAACAACGCCGCGCCGATGGGGATGCCGCCCTCGGCGGCGCCGAGGCGGGCTTCTTCGATGGCGATGTCGAGTAGGGCTTGCGGGTCAAGGCTGGCCTTCATTGGGTCGATTCTAACGCGTCGCAGGCCTGCTGTGCTAATCTCCCCCTATGCCGCAGGACTTTGGTTCAGGTGATTTTCTTATCTTTCAGCTCGAAGCCGGCTTCGCCCTGCTGCGCGTTCTTGCCCGCGATGATGGTGAGGCATGCATCTGGCATCTGGCAGCTTACTCCGATTTCTTTCCCGATGTGGCAGCCGCCGAGACAGCAACGGCAACGCCTGAAAAGCTCGATGTCTCCGCTCCACACCTCGCCTTGACCGATCGGGCATTTTCGTGCACACAAGTGGCGAAGCTGTGCAATGTCGCGCTCACCGATGCTGAGAAACGTCCCTTCGACGAATGGCGAAACGACCCTGACCGCACGGTCCACGAACGCTCCATTCGCCTGCTGTTGGGCCTACGCTAGACCGCGCCGGGCGAGTTCACGCCTCACCATCTCAAGTTCCCTGCTCACCTGGCCTGCGGTTGCGGTGTTTTCCTCTGCTCGGCGGATCAAATATGGCACGGCGTCATGAACCGGGCCGTAGGGAACATATTTTGAGACGTTGTAGCCATGCTTAGCTAACACGTACGAAATGCCGTCGCCCATTCCATAAAGCTGCGAAAAGTGTATGTGCGGGTGATCCGGCGCGACGCCGGCGTCGTGCATTAGGCGTGCCAAATGCAGAGCACTTGTCTCGTTGTGGGTTGCGTTCACAAACGCCATGTCCTCGTAATGGCGCATGCAATAGTCGAGCGCGGCGTCAAAATCGGCATCGGTATCAGCTTTCGTCTCGTGGATCGGTGACGGATAGCCCATCTCGACCGCGCGTTCGCGTTCTTTTTCCATATATGCGCCGCGAACGAGTTTTACGGCATAAAAGTAGCCATCGGCCTTCGCCTGGCGTCTGGCATCCTTCAGATGCTGCAGGCGGTCGGTCCGATACATCTGTAGAGTGTTATAGATGAACGGCCGCTCGCGATTGTACCGTTCCATCATCTCTGTGACGATCCGATCGATGGCGTCCTGTATCCACGAGTCCTCGGCGTCGATAAAGAGCGGCTGCTGCGCTTGGTATGCCGCATCGCAGATGTCGGCTATACGCTTAGTGATCCGCTCGCATTTTGCCTGGCCCTTGGCATCCAATTTTTTGCGTGCGCTCATTCGCTCAAGAGTTCCAAGCGGGGCGATGCCGGTGACCTTAAAGACCGAGAACGGGATGTTCCCGTCATTTTTAGCACGCTCGATAGTCCGGATTATCTCGTCCCGCGTTCGGTCAAAATCTTCCTCGGTAGCCTTTCCCTCAACGGAATAATCAAGGATCGTACCGATACGAGCGTCGCCCAACTTCTTGATAACAAGATCACATTCCGCGATCGTTTCGCCGCCGCAGAATTGCTCGAAGATCGTCGATTTGATCATGCCTTCGACCGGCAGCCCGATCGACAGAGCGAATTTCGCGGCCTTGGTGCCGATCGAGTTGAGGGTTGGCGAGTTGAGGACCTTGAGCAGCCGGTGCTTCTCTTTTAGCTGTGAATCGGTCTTATCGGCAAACGCCGTCGCGGTGTCCTGGAAGTCCAGAGAGAATTCACTCATAAAGGCGGGATGATAGCATACCGATCCCAAAAGTGTAGCGGCTTGCCGCTCTATTTGCGGAGCAGCTTGCTGCTCCGGGACCTGGTAAGGTTTTCTGCGGCTTGCCGCCGCCGAAACGCCAGGCGGCGGCAAGCCGCAAATCGTAATTCTCGTTGTCGGAGCAGCGAGCTGCTCCGCAAATAGGGCGGCGAGCCGCAAGCAGCAAACGAATCTTGAACATCTTGCTTAGGCCGTAATTGTTAGTTTCTTACCCAATGCCTTATCATCATCTCTTCGCCTCAGTGTCCACTGTGCCTCTGTGGTGAATCATTTTTATGAGCAAAGGACTTC is a genomic window of Chloracidobacterium sp. containing:
- a CDS encoding acetyl-CoA C-acetyltransferase, with translation MSNNTQPVIISAARTPTGKFQGLLKGFTAPDLGAIAIKEAISRAGITGEEVDEVIMGCVVQAGIGQAPARQAALKAGLPPEVSALTINMVCGSGLRAVALASQAIQLGDAEYVVAGGMESMSNIPYAMPGARDGYRMGNQTVTDLMIHDGLWCPFENWHMGNTGEVVAEKYQIGREEQDDFAFNSHRKAAEAQAAGRFNDEIVPVQIPQKKGDPIVLDYDEPVRADTTVESLGKLRPAFKKDGGTVTAGNAPGVNDGASALVVTSAENAVASGIEPLSRVVAWASSGIEPKMIMMAPVKGVQNVLAKAGWSMADVDLFELNEAFSVQALGVMKELGLDMDKVNVNGGAVALGHAIGNSGGRVLTTLLYEMKRRGVKRGVAALCLGGGNSVAMAVERD
- a CDS encoding 4-hydroxybutyrate CoA-transferase is translated as MSRYTTPEVAVRCISSGDRVFIHSVAAAPQHLIRAMTARAPELRNVEIVHLHTEGEAPYAAADMAESFHVNAFFVGGNVRKALLEGHADYVPVFLSEVPNLFRRGILPLDVALLHVSPPDQHGFCTLGVSIDVARAAFEAAKHVIAQVNPQMPRTQGDALIHVNDIDAMVEVDEPLFEVPMPELTDADRSIGRHIANLIEDGATMQMGIGSIPNAVLASLGDHKDLGVHTEMFSDGVIPLVEKGVINGRRKAKHPGRMVSGFVMGTQRLYDFIDDNPQVLMLDIAYVNDTAVIRRNPKVTAVNSAIEVDLTGQVCADSIGMRQYSGVGGQMDFIRGASLSEGGKPIIALQSSTTKGESKIVPFLKEGAGVVSTRAHVHYIVTEFGVANLYGLNLRQRASELIKIAHPDHREALDKAAFDRFKHY
- a CDS encoding nucleoside deaminase → MKASLDPQALLDIAIEEARLGAAEGGIPIGAALFDGDGNLLGRGHNRRVQEDDPCIHGETDAFRKAGRQRRYRDTIMATTLAPCWYCSGLVRQFGIGTVIVGESSTFYGGIDWLRENGVEVIDLASGDCKGLLGQFIREHPDVWNEDIGE
- a CDS encoding proline dehydrogenase family protein: MSEFSLDFQDTATAFADKTDSQLKEKHRLLKVLNSPTLNSIGTKAAKFALSIGLPVEGMIKSTIFEQFCGGETIAECDLVIKKLGDARIGTILDYSVEGKATEEDFDRTRDEIIRTIERAKNDGNIPFSVFKVTGIAPLGTLERMSARKKLDAKGQAKCERITKRIADICDAAYQAQQPLFIDAEDSWIQDAIDRIVTEMMERYNRERPFIYNTLQMYRTDRLQHLKDARRQAKADGYFYAVKLVRGAYMEKERERAVEMGYPSPIHETKADTDADFDAALDYCMRHYEDMAFVNATHNETSALHLARLMHDAGVAPDHPHIHFSQLYGMGDGISYVLAKHGYNVSKYVPYGPVHDAVPYLIRRAEENTATAGQVSRELEMVRRELARRGLA